GTCAAATTACCAAAACCCTTGATTTGGATCAACAACTTTGGCTAATTAGCTATCTCCAGCATCATCATTGGCAAGCAGTGCAGCTTGGTGCTAAATTCCCTCTTGACTGGCTACAACATCTAGAAACAGCACGTAAGCAGCTACTCAGCTATGCCCAACCACGCCTAGTTTGGGAAGTTGCCCTAATGGCTCTGCTGTAGCATCTCAATGTATAGTCATTCCAGATTAGTAAAGAGACGCTCATAGCTCCTCTGCCTCGCTTTGGGAGAGGAATTGGTGGGAGGGCAACTGCTTCAACCTAAATTGAATGTCAACCTAAATTGAAACAACTACAAAACCTAATAAAACTCCTTCCAGGACGTGATTATGATGGTCAATCATTTCTCTCGAAGA
This portion of the Cyanobacteriota bacterium genome encodes:
- a CDS encoding DNA polymerase III subunit delta' (catalyzes the DNA-template-directed extension of the 3'-end of a DNA strand; the delta' subunit seems to interact with the gamma subunit to transfer the beta subunit on the DNA), which codes for QITKTLDLDQQLWLISYLQHHHWQAVQLGAKFPLDWLQHLETARKQLLSYAQPRLVWEVALMALL